The sequence TAGTCGTCGGCACCTCCCTCCAGTCCATTGATCTTGTCATCCAGTGAATTCTTTGCGGAGATGATGACCACACAGCTGTCGAGCTTTTCGGCATGGATCAGTTGTAAGAGGTCAAGACCATTTCCATCCGGCAAAGTGATATCGAGCAGGATGCAGTCGTATTGAAATGAGATTAATTTATTGTGCGCGTCATTGCTGGTGTAGCTTACCTCACACAGATATCCTTCTTTTTCAAGGAAATTGGTGATGCTGGCAGCCAGCTCTATATTATCTTCAATGAGCAGTACTTTCATACAGCTGCAAGATTCGTTTTAAAATTTGAAGCAATTTTGAAGGTGGGTAGAAAACAAAAAGGACCCAGTTGAGAAACGTGGATCCTTTTTGCCTTATACTTTTTGAAAATTGCAATCATGACGCAAAGATGGTAAGAATCCTGGCGATTTTTATTGTGCTATTCAAACAAAAAATTGTAAAATTCAAAGATTTTGAAAATAGTTAAGTCACTTTGTTAAAATCCCGTGACAATTCGGCCAGAATTAATGTTTCCTTAAAAAGCGATTAAAATTTCGGGAGGGGTTGGGTTGTAAAAAAGGAATATATGGGTGGCGGAATGGGTGGATGAGTGGTAGGGTGTTTGGAAATTAAAATAAGCAGGCTTTTTAGCCTGCTTATTTTAATTTTTATAGTGTTGCCATATCAATTACAAAACGGTAACGTACATCGCCTTTCAGCATTCTGTCGTACGCATTTTGTATATAAGGCATCTCAATCAGTTCGATATCAGACACAATGTTGTGTTCGGCGCAATAGTCCAGCATTTCCTGTGTTTCCTGAATACCACCGATCATAGAACCTGCGATCGACTTACGGCCTGCAATCAAAGCAAAAGCATGCACAGAAGCCGGTGTTGGAGGTGCTCCCACACAAATATGTACACCATTAGTCTTGAGCAGACCCAGGTACATCCCATAATCATGTTCTGCAGAAACGGTATCGATAATGAAATCAAATTTGCCTCTGGCTGCATTTACCTGTTCCTGGTCGCTGGTGAGCAGGAAGTGATGGGCGCCCTGGCGCTCAGCATCTGCTTTCTTGGATGGAGAGGTGCTCAGCATGGTCACTTCTGCGCCAAAAGACACGGCAAATTTCACCGCCATGTGGCCGAGGCCGCCTAGACCCAGTACACCTACTTTATGGCCTTTACCGACCTTCCAGTGGCGAAGTGGTGACCAGGTAGTGATGCCTGCACATAATAATGGAGCGACTGCAGGCAGGTGCAGTTTGTCCGATACCAGTAATACGAAGTCTTCGCTTACCACGATCTTGTTGGAATAACCACCGTAGGTAATGGTTTTCTTATCCTGCTCATAGCTGTTGTAAGTGCCGGAAGAACCATTCAGGCAGTACTGCTCCTGGCCATCTGCGCAGTTTTCACACTCACGGCAGGAGTCTACCAGGCAACCTACGCCTACGAGATCACCGGTTTTGAATTTCTTTACATGTGCACCTACCGCAGTGACACGGCCTACGATTTCATGGCCGGGTACCATTGGGTAGATGGAATTTCCCCACTCGTTTTTGATCTGATGTAGATCTGAGTGACATACACCACAATATAAGATGTCGAATTGTACGTCGTGAGGGCCTGGTTCTCTTCTTTCAAAATTGAAAGGTCCTAGCTGCGCCTGGGCGTCAAACGCAGCATATCCTTTAGCTGGAATCATTTCTTTGTAATTAATAAACGTGAGGAAATAGAAGTTGCTTCTCTACGAGCGCGAAGTTACGGGGGATGGGGGGATTAAAAAGGGGGGGAGGACTATTAAAAAAGATAGCGGAGAAGGATCACTTCCGCCGAAGGCAGAAGTGATCCTTCTCCGCAGGGAAATTAATTTTGTAGGCCATGGCCTACAAAATTAATTTTTATTTATCTCAACAGATTGATTGCACCTTTCTTCGTAATGATCGTTTTATCGTTTTGTATCACCCGGATGGTATACATATACACCCCCGTCGGTTGTTTCTTCCCATTATAAGTCCCATCCCAGCCAGTGCCTAACGTTGTAGTATGGAAAATCAATTCTCCCCACTGATTGAACACCATCATATCCAATGCGGCAATCGTATTGCCTTCTGCTTTGAATATATCATTCAATCCATCTCCATTTGGCGTAAAGGCATTTGGCACATAAATCGGGTCTGCTTTCAGCTTTACTGTCAGACTATTCGCATTGTTCTCACAATTCAGTGCACCCAGTGCTACTACTGTGAGCGTCACACTATCTATCATCTGTGCAGTGATGGTATGTGTAGTACCTGTAGACCCTGAACTAGGATCGGTATATGCACCGCCATTTACAGATACGAGATAACCGGTAGCATCCGGTACAGGATCCCAGGTAAATGTGATCGTACTGCCGGATGTATTATCTGCTTTTATTTTCGGCGCATCTACTTTTTCAAATGGGGTCACTGTCACTTGCGTACGCTGACTCACACAGGAACCATTCACCGCTTCTACAAAATAAGATGTGTTGCCAATAATAGCAGGTGTTGTAAAGCTTTCACCTGAACCGAGGTTATCCCCACCAGAGATCATGGGATACCAGTTATATGTGAGACTATCTACAGGATTAGTGACCAGTAATGTTGCTGTGCTATCCGGACATACTGAAGGCGCTGTAGCAACAGGCGCATCTGGTTGTGCATTCACCTTGATTTCAACACTGTCTTTTACAATACAACCAAAAGCATCTTCTGCCGTCACTGTATATTGTGTAGATGCGACAGGTGTGATGATCGTGCTGGAATCACCAATGGCCCCGGGTTCCCAGGTGTACTTTACAATCTGGCCACCTGTAGGCACTGCATATATCGTAGTAGATGCCCCCGCACAAATTGCCGCAGGTCTTGCCTTCGCCGCAATCGTGATCGGTGAGTTCTGCGAGAGGGTGGTATCAAACTGCGTTACACAACCATTCCCATCCATG is a genomic window of Chitinophaga sp. LS1 containing:
- a CDS encoding NAD(P)-dependent alcohol dehydrogenase, whose amino-acid sequence is MIPAKGYAAFDAQAQLGPFNFERREPGPHDVQFDILYCGVCHSDLHQIKNEWGNSIYPMVPGHEIVGRVTAVGAHVKKFKTGDLVGVGCLVDSCRECENCADGQEQYCLNGSSGTYNSYEQDKKTITYGGYSNKIVVSEDFVLLVSDKLHLPAVAPLLCAGITTWSPLRHWKVGKGHKVGVLGLGGLGHMAVKFAVSFGAEVTMLSTSPSKKADAERQGAHHFLLTSDQEQVNAARGKFDFIIDTVSAEHDYGMYLGLLKTNGVHICVGAPPTPASVHAFALIAGRKSIAGSMIGGIQETQEMLDYCAEHNIVSDIELIEMPYIQNAYDRMLKGDVRYRFVIDMATL
- a CDS encoding gliding motility-associated C-terminal domain-containing protein, which translates into the protein MTRIYFASLLLLLCLCKSYGQTYTPVPITGYAIDAFAETGTDASAVTTVGLDLQLKVLYTATFAATNSLAAGLPDNGTIVNGTRTYQLKNYDSLNAIFLSANATAPGSTTTGTYTLLTPAAYSKISILAWSTEQSSTFNVTLHFVNAPDINVGTFTVADWFGGSNPMINAIGRIPRLTAPPYTVEGLSSNDPRMYAVDIPVPCDNQSQFLSSVTFDYIVGNSVDSRAVIAAISAVPFVPLTATASMVPATCGYSNGSITVAVSGGTSPITLAWNTNPAQFTNTATDLAAGAYTVSIMDGNGCVTQFDTTLSQNSPITIAAKARPAAICAGASTTIYAVPTGGQIVKYTWEPGAIGDSSTIITPVASTQYTVTAEDAFGCIVKDSVEIKVNAQPDAPVATAPSVCPDSTATLLVTNPVDSLTYNWYPMISGGDNLGSGESFTTPAIIGNTSYFVEAVNGSCVSQRTQVTVTPFEKVDAPKIKADNTSGSTITFTWDPVPDATGYLVSVNGGAYTDPSSGSTGTTHTITAQMIDSVTLTVVALGALNCENNANSLTVKLKADPIYVPNAFTPNGDGLNDIFKAEGNTIAALDMMVFNQWGELIFHTTTLGTGWDGTYNGKKQPTGVYMYTIRVIQNDKTIITKKGAINLLR